A single Brevundimonas sp. M20 DNA region contains:
- a CDS encoding UbiA family prenyltransferase has protein sequence MTSAPLPDAGSNWVDRHAPEGLKPWLKLGRFDRPIGIWLLLLPGWQGIALVVASERRAWTLYDLWLIVGFAIGACLMRAAGCAFNDIVDRDIDAKVARTAARPVASGRISVKKALAFTVGCSLISLLILLTLNVFAVLLGVASLALVAAYPFMKRITWWPQAWLGLTFNWGALMGFAAAMAVVSASLSYDPYVTLYLKPFVVDPWPLSWSGAPPLDMVLTHQILDAMPVIALYAGGVFWTLGYDTLYALQDIEDDAMVGVKSSARRLGSSVRLGVSVFYLLAVALAALAGLLAGLGPLFYLGLTAYAVHLLLQTRSIQPENGPLALSLFKSNREAGFTLLLAIILGSVQLPL, from the coding sequence ATGACTTCCGCCCCGCTTCCTGACGCCGGTTCCAACTGGGTTGATCGCCATGCGCCCGAGGGGTTGAAGCCGTGGCTGAAGCTGGGCCGGTTCGACCGCCCCATCGGCATCTGGCTGCTGCTCCTGCCCGGCTGGCAGGGGATCGCGCTGGTGGTGGCGAGCGAGCGCCGGGCATGGACCCTGTATGACCTCTGGCTGATCGTCGGCTTCGCCATCGGGGCCTGCCTGATGCGCGCCGCCGGTTGCGCTTTCAACGACATCGTCGACCGGGACATCGACGCGAAAGTCGCCCGCACCGCCGCCCGCCCGGTGGCTTCCGGCCGGATCAGCGTGAAGAAGGCGCTGGCCTTCACCGTCGGCTGTTCACTGATCAGCCTGCTGATCCTGTTGACCCTGAATGTCTTCGCCGTACTGCTGGGCGTCGCCTCCCTCGCCCTCGTCGCCGCCTACCCCTTCATGAAGCGGATCACCTGGTGGCCGCAGGCCTGGCTCGGCCTGACCTTCAACTGGGGCGCCCTGATGGGGTTCGCCGCGGCCATGGCCGTCGTCAGCGCCAGTCTCTCCTACGACCCGTATGTGACCCTGTACCTGAAGCCGTTCGTTGTGGACCCTTGGCCTCTTTCATGGTCTGGCGCACCACCACTGGACATGGTGCTGACGCACCAGATCCTCGACGCCATGCCGGTGATCGCCCTCTATGCGGGCGGCGTCTTCTGGACCCTCGGCTACGACACCCTATACGCCCTGCAGGATATCGAGGACGACGCCATGGTCGGGGTGAAGTCCTCGGCCCGCCGCCTCGGCTCCAGCGTCCGGCTGGGCGTCAGCGTCTTCTATCTGCTGGCCGTGGCCCTCGCGGCGCTGGCGGGCCTGCTGGCAGGGCTGGGGCCGCTGTTCTACCTTGGCCTGACCGCCTACGCCGTCCACCTACTGTTGCAGACCCGGTCGATCCAGCCGGAAAACGGTCCGCTGGCCCTGTCCCTGTTCAAGTCCAACCGCGAAGCGGGCTTCACCCTTCTTCTCGCCATCATCCTCGGTTCGGTTCAGCTTCCGCTTTGA
- a CDS encoding pitrilysin family protein, producing MRSIRPILLGGAAAAVLLAAGAVQAQVPVAMAASPATQERLAPLPDVDIPYTRFVLSNGLTVIVHEDHKAPIVAVNIWYHVGSKNEPVGRSGFAHLFEHLMFNGSENFNDDFFKGTERLGATDQNGTTSQDRTNYFQNVPTSALDSILWLESDRMGHLLGAIDQARLDEQRGVVQNEKRQGENQPYGRVWDAITNATYPSDHPYGHTVIGSMEDLDAASLEDVQTWFRTWYGPANATIVLAGDITPEEARAKVEQYFGDIPPGPPVTHPQQMIARMTGASREVMQDRVGQPRLYKVWNVPPAGEADTDYLGLLGDILSSGRNSRLYKRLVFDDQVATGVSAGVSEGEIGSQFLVTVTAKPGQDLARIEAIVDEEMARLLRDGPTAEEMERARTSNGAGYVRGLERIGGFGGKSDRLAESQVFHGDPGAWRVSYQRILSASPANLTAAGRGWLQDGSYTLEVQPFPDYAASGTGVDRSSMPAPAAAPLADFPEIQHATLSNGLKVMFVPRTAVPTVSMNLIFDAGSAVDPAGQQGAAVLTSTVLTNGTERLDALEISDRLQILGATLGAGSGVNSTTVSMTAIESRLEPSLALYADVIQNPAFRAEDFQRGRAQQISGIQQSNRNPGAIANRVLSAELYGAENPNGRPTMGTEATVGALTPEALHAYHDAWFRPDNATLVVVGDTTLAELQPQLERAFAGWRAPATAMPARPQAPALPATPATPRILIVDRAGPQSMIMGGRIAPAFDAQTQAAIETMNTALGGAFTSRINMNLREDKHWSYGASGGVRTARGDRAYVVSAGVQSDKTAESLVELRRELTEVVGSRPLTEGELAAARANLVQGMAGEWETNAAIVNDMARMVTYGLPENFYDSYAAGVTATTPDAAAAAARSMVGSGPTTWVVVGDRAQIEPKIRALGFGDVQVVDVNGNPVP from the coding sequence ATGCGTTCGATCCGTCCCATCCTGCTGGGAGGCGCCGCCGCGGCCGTCCTTCTGGCCGCCGGAGCCGTTCAGGCCCAGGTCCCCGTCGCCATGGCGGCCTCGCCCGCCACGCAGGAGCGCCTCGCGCCGCTTCCGGACGTGGATATTCCCTACACCCGCTTCGTCCTGAGCAACGGCCTGACCGTGATCGTCCACGAGGACCACAAGGCCCCGATCGTGGCGGTGAACATCTGGTACCACGTCGGCTCCAAGAACGAGCCGGTGGGCCGTTCGGGCTTCGCCCACCTGTTCGAGCACCTGATGTTCAACGGGTCGGAGAACTTCAACGACGACTTCTTCAAGGGCACCGAGCGTCTGGGCGCGACCGACCAGAACGGCACCACCAGCCAGGACCGCACCAACTATTTCCAGAATGTGCCGACCTCGGCGCTGGACAGCATCCTGTGGCTGGAGAGCGACCGGATGGGCCACCTGCTGGGCGCCATCGATCAGGCGCGCCTCGATGAGCAGCGCGGCGTGGTGCAGAACGAGAAGCGTCAGGGCGAGAACCAGCCCTATGGCCGCGTCTGGGATGCGATCACCAACGCCACCTATCCGTCCGACCACCCCTACGGCCACACCGTGATCGGCTCGATGGAAGACCTGGACGCCGCCAGCCTTGAGGACGTGCAGACCTGGTTCCGCACTTGGTACGGCCCGGCCAACGCCACCATCGTTCTGGCCGGCGACATCACCCCGGAAGAGGCGCGCGCCAAGGTCGAGCAGTATTTCGGCGACATCCCGCCCGGACCGCCGGTCACCCATCCGCAGCAGATGATCGCCCGCATGACCGGCGCCTCGCGCGAGGTGATGCAGGACCGCGTCGGCCAGCCGCGCCTGTACAAGGTGTGGAACGTGCCGCCCGCGGGTGAAGCCGACACCGACTATCTGGGCCTGCTGGGCGACATCCTGTCGTCGGGCCGCAACTCGCGCCTCTACAAGCGTCTGGTGTTCGATGATCAGGTCGCCACCGGCGTGTCGGCGGGCGTCTCGGAAGGTGAGATCGGCAGCCAGTTCCTGGTCACCGTGACCGCCAAGCCGGGTCAGGATCTGGCCCGCATCGAGGCCATCGTCGATGAGGAGATGGCCCGCCTGCTGCGTGACGGCCCGACCGCCGAAGAGATGGAGCGCGCGCGCACCTCGAACGGCGCCGGCTATGTGCGGGGCCTGGAGCGGATCGGCGGCTTCGGCGGCAAGTCCGACCGTCTGGCCGAGAGCCAGGTCTTCCATGGCGATCCGGGCGCCTGGCGCGTCAGCTATCAGCGCATCCTGTCGGCGAGCCCGGCCAATCTGACGGCCGCCGGTCGCGGCTGGCTGCAGGACGGCAGCTATACGCTGGAAGTTCAGCCCTTCCCCGACTACGCCGCCTCGGGCACGGGGGTGGATCGCAGCAGCATGCCGGCCCCGGCCGCCGCGCCGCTGGCCGACTTCCCGGAAATCCAGCACGCCACCCTGTCGAACGGGCTGAAGGTGATGTTCGTGCCGCGCACCGCGGTGCCGACCGTCAGCATGAACCTGATCTTCGACGCCGGTTCGGCGGTTGATCCGGCCGGTCAGCAGGGCGCCGCCGTGCTGACCTCGACCGTGCTGACCAACGGCACGGAGCGTCTGGACGCGCTGGAGATCAGCGACCGCCTGCAAATCCTGGGCGCGACCCTGGGCGCCGGCTCGGGCGTCAACTCGACCACGGTCAGCATGACCGCCATCGAGTCGCGTCTGGAGCCTTCGCTGGCCCTGTACGCCGACGTGATCCAGAACCCGGCCTTCCGCGCCGAGGACTTCCAGCGGGGCCGCGCCCAGCAGATCTCGGGCATCCAGCAGTCGAACCGCAACCCGGGCGCCATCGCCAACCGGGTGCTGTCGGCCGAGCTGTACGGCGCCGAGAACCCGAACGGTCGCCCGACCATGGGCACGGAAGCCACCGTCGGCGCCCTGACGCCCGAGGCGCTGCACGCCTATCACGACGCCTGGTTCCGCCCGGACAACGCCACCCTGGTGGTGGTCGGCGACACGACCCTGGCCGAGCTGCAGCCGCAGCTGGAGCGGGCCTTCGCGGGCTGGCGCGCGCCCGCGACGGCGATGCCGGCCCGTCCGCAGGCCCCGGCCCTGCCGGCGACCCCGGCGACGCCGCGCATCCTGATCGTGGATCGCGCCGGGCCGCAGTCGATGATCATGGGCGGTCGCATCGCCCCGGCCTTCGACGCGCAGACCCAGGCCGCCATCGAGACCATGAATACGGCTCTCGGCGGCGCCTTCACCAGCCGGATCAATATGAACCTGCGTGAGGACAAGCACTGGTCCTACGGCGCTTCGGGCGGGGTTCGCACCGCGCGCGGCGACCGGGCCTATGTGGTCAGCGCCGGGGTCCAGTCCGACAAGACGGCCGAGAGCCTGGTTGAGCTGCGCCGCGAACTGACCGAGGTGGTCGGATCGCGTCCGCTGACCGAAGGTGAACTGGCCGCCGCCCGCGCCAATCTGGTGCAAGGCATGGCCGGTGAGTGGGAAACCAACGCCGCCATCGTCAACGACATGGCCCGGATGGTCACCTACGGCCTGCCGGAAAACTTCTACGACAGCTACGCCGCCGGTGTGACGGCGACGACGCCGGACGCCGCCGCGGCGGCCGCCCGGTCGATGGTCGGCTCGGGTCCCACGACCTGGGTTGTCGTCGGTGACCGCGCCCAGATCGAACCGAAGATCCGGGCCTTGGGCTTCGGCGATGTTCAGGTGGTCGATGTGAACGGCAATCCCGTTCCGTAA
- a CDS encoding alpha/beta fold hydrolase, which yields MLHLRHFAGRSTLRALFLASAAGLAVGGGVLFANEVLAAPAPVVAPAPFVSDRLSVEVVGQGPDVILIPGFGCSRDVWRAEAERLKATHRVHLVQLAGFAGEPWAHGDGPFIQPVIDELARYIRTQGLARPAVVGHSMGGLSALMLAQQQPSLVGKAMTVDSLPFFSALYGPQATVETARPFAEQAAAGILNTPDEAFRTGQNAAAAGLARDPETRVKMVEWTLAGDRRAMAAAIREVMTTDLRPGLATMTVPVWAPYASDADGGAPAAVADTVWGREYATLPGVRLIRVDDSRHFIMSDQPAKFAELMDQFLAAPGGE from the coding sequence CCGGGCGCTCGACCCTGCGCGCCCTGTTCCTCGCCTCCGCCGCCGGTCTGGCCGTGGGCGGAGGCGTCCTCTTCGCCAACGAAGTTCTGGCTGCGCCCGCGCCGGTCGTCGCCCCCGCGCCCTTCGTCTCGGACCGGCTGTCGGTCGAGGTGGTCGGGCAGGGGCCGGACGTGATCCTGATCCCCGGCTTCGGTTGCTCGCGGGACGTCTGGCGCGCCGAGGCCGAGCGGCTGAAGGCCACGCACCGCGTGCATCTTGTCCAGCTGGCGGGCTTCGCCGGGGAGCCCTGGGCGCACGGTGACGGTCCCTTCATCCAGCCGGTGATTGATGAATTGGCCCGCTACATCCGGACCCAGGGTCTGGCGCGCCCGGCGGTGGTCGGTCACTCGATGGGCGGGCTCAGCGCCCTGATGCTGGCTCAGCAGCAGCCGTCGCTGGTCGGCAAGGCGATGACCGTCGACAGTCTGCCCTTCTTCAGCGCCCTGTACGGCCCACAGGCGACCGTGGAAACCGCGCGTCCCTTCGCCGAACAGGCGGCGGCGGGGATTCTGAACACGCCGGATGAAGCCTTCCGCACCGGTCAGAACGCCGCGGCGGCGGGGTTGGCCCGCGATCCGGAAACGCGGGTGAAGATGGTCGAGTGGACGCTGGCGGGAGACCGCCGCGCCATGGCCGCCGCCATTCGTGAGGTGATGACCACCGACCTGCGTCCCGGTCTGGCGACGATGACGGTTCCGGTTTGGGCCCCCTACGCCTCGGATGCGGACGGCGGCGCCCCTGCGGCGGTGGCGGACACGGTCTGGGGGCGGGAGTACGCGACCCTGCCGGGTGTGCGCCTGATCCGGGTGGACGACAGCCGTCACTTCATCATGAGCGACCAGCCGGCGAAGTTCGCTGAGCTGATGGATCAGTTCCTGGCGGCGCCGGGCGGGGAGTGA
- a CDS encoding DUF3298 and DUF4163 domain-containing protein encodes MSSPRMLLITALLATTALAACNRDKETKADAPAAAATETGALVTPADAAAPMTYQTRTAYSNVSLKLPDVIKPQTDLHARLYSEEVRKLQQFAEGAASERLDSAEDGPPNWTYEKQINITGALETGKLLSLKRSDFDFSGGAHPNTLTTGILWDKALKRRIGFNDLFRRGVDLSSLDQALCSAINVAKRARVPDSKSLTLGDGGDWNCPRASATEFVLTPGSEPGKAAGLTFLIGPYTVGPYAEGAYEIALPASSFRSLLAVAYAEEFGGQLTRSGDVTPKN; translated from the coding sequence ATGTCCTCCCCCCGCATGCTCCTGATCACCGCCCTTCTCGCCACGACCGCGCTGGCGGCCTGCAATCGCGACAAGGAGACCAAGGCCGACGCCCCCGCGGCCGCCGCCACCGAAACCGGCGCGCTCGTCACGCCCGCCGACGCCGCCGCGCCGATGACCTACCAGACGCGCACCGCCTATTCGAACGTCAGCCTGAAACTGCCGGACGTCATCAAGCCCCAGACCGACCTGCACGCCCGCCTGTATTCCGAAGAGGTGCGCAAGCTGCAGCAGTTCGCGGAGGGCGCCGCCAGCGAACGCCTCGACAGCGCCGAGGACGGCCCGCCCAACTGGACCTACGAAAAGCAGATCAACATCACCGGCGCGCTTGAGACCGGCAAGCTTCTCAGCCTGAAGCGCTCGGACTTCGACTTTTCGGGCGGCGCCCACCCCAACACCCTGACAACCGGAATCCTGTGGGACAAGGCGCTCAAGCGACGTATTGGCTTCAATGACCTGTTCCGGCGGGGCGTCGACCTGAGCTCGCTTGATCAGGCCCTGTGCTCGGCCATCAACGTCGCCAAGCGGGCCCGCGTGCCGGACAGCAAATCCCTTACGCTGGGCGACGGCGGTGACTGGAATTGCCCGCGCGCCTCGGCGACCGAGTTCGTGCTGACGCCGGGTAGTGAGCCGGGCAAGGCGGCGGGCCTGACCTTCCTGATCGGCCCCTACACCGTCGGCCCCTATGCGGAAGGCGCCTATGAGATCGCGCTGCCCGCTTCCTCCTTCCGGTCCCTGCTGGCTGTCGCCTATGCCGAAGAGTTCGGCGGGCAACTGACCCGGTCGGGGGACGTCACGCCGAAGAACTGA
- a CDS encoding ammonium transporter, which yields MIRKSLALAALCCLGAGPALAAPAAPLLAHQTTLVLNEASSSWILASTALVLLMTLPGLALFYGGMVRRKNVIATIAHSTAALAIVTVLWFIVGYSLSFGVSGEATNPFIGGLQAVFLNGVTPTTAFAAAPGLPEFLWIAYQLTFAIITPALIAGAFAERIKFSASILFFFLWHLIVYAPICHQVWGGGWLGSWGVLDFAGGAVVHVNSGVAGLVAAIVLGKRHGFGRDNMAPHNLAFTAIGTGLLFVGWLGFNAGSAWAADAIAGVAALNTILAAAAAAIGWTAVEWFHHKRPTLLGLLSGIVAGLVGITPAAGFVDPKGAFFIGILSGPACYAGAVWLKKLLKYDDSLDAFGIHGIGGMVGAVLTGVFASAAINPVGEGADVVKQILGLLAVVAWSGIGTWVILMICKFTTGLRVTREDEIEGLDYTQHGETIHQ from the coding sequence ATGATCCGTAAATCGCTTGCCCTCGCCGCCCTCTGTTGTCTGGGTGCAGGCCCCGCGCTCGCCGCGCCCGCCGCCCCGCTGCTGGCCCACCAGACGACGCTGGTGCTCAATGAGGCGTCCTCGTCGTGGATTCTGGCGTCGACGGCGCTGGTTCTGCTGATGACCCTGCCGGGTCTGGCCCTGTTCTACGGCGGCATGGTTCGCCGCAAGAACGTCATCGCCACCATCGCCCATTCGACCGCCGCATTGGCCATCGTCACCGTGCTCTGGTTCATCGTCGGCTACAGCCTGTCGTTCGGCGTCTCGGGCGAAGCGACCAACCCCTTCATCGGTGGGCTGCAGGCGGTGTTCCTGAACGGCGTCACCCCGACGACGGCCTTCGCCGCGGCGCCGGGCCTGCCCGAGTTCCTGTGGATCGCCTACCAGCTGACCTTCGCCATCATCACCCCGGCCCTCATCGCCGGGGCCTTCGCCGAACGGATCAAATTCTCGGCCTCGATCCTGTTCTTCTTCCTGTGGCACCTGATCGTCTATGCGCCGATCTGCCATCAGGTCTGGGGCGGCGGCTGGCTCGGCAGCTGGGGCGTGCTGGACTTCGCCGGCGGCGCCGTGGTGCACGTCAACTCCGGCGTCGCCGGTCTGGTGGCCGCCATCGTTCTGGGCAAGCGGCACGGCTTCGGTCGCGACAACATGGCCCCGCACAACCTGGCTTTCACCGCCATCGGCACCGGCCTGCTGTTCGTCGGCTGGCTCGGCTTCAACGCCGGTTCGGCCTGGGCCGCTGACGCCATCGCCGGCGTCGCCGCCCTGAACACCATCCTCGCCGCCGCCGCCGCCGCCATCGGCTGGACCGCGGTCGAGTGGTTCCATCACAAGCGCCCGACCCTGCTGGGCCTGCTGTCCGGCATCGTCGCCGGTCTGGTCGGCATCACCCCGGCCGCGGGCTTCGTCGACCCGAAGGGCGCCTTCTTCATCGGCATCCTGTCGGGCCCGGCCTGCTACGCGGGCGCGGTCTGGCTCAAGAAGCTGCTCAAGTACGACGACAGCCTGGACGCCTTCGGCATCCACGGCATCGGGGGCATGGTCGGCGCCGTCCTGACCGGGGTCTTCGCCTCGGCCGCCATCAACCCGGTCGGCGAAGGCGCCGATGTGGTCAAGCAGATCCTCGGCCTGCTGGCCGTCGTCGCCTGGTCGGGTATCGGCACCTGGGTGATCCTGATGATCTGCAAGTTCACGACGGGCCTGCGCGTCACCAGGGAAGATGAGATCGAGGGCCTCGACTACACCCAGCATGGCGAGACCATTCACCAGTAA